The uncultured Desulfobulbus sp. genome window below encodes:
- the istA gene encoding IS21 family transposase has product MPGKRVSMRKIREVLRLKHDLRRSNREIGLSCGIGSSTVGDYLQRARNAGLRWPLPEELGDAELEQRLFPPPTPANSSRLFPDFQEVHRELQSRKHITLNLLWQEYKEQHPDGYQYSWFCQRYREWAARLNVVMRHEHRAGEKLFVDYAGQTVDIIDPSTGEIRNAQIFVAVLGASNYTYAEATLSQQLEDWIGSHVRAFNFLGGVPEAVVPDNLKSGVSKTCRYEPDINPTYHDLARHYQTVVLPARPRKPRDKAKAEAGVLLVERWILARLRKYTFFNLADLNREIQRLLQILNTKQFKRLPGTRHSRFCEIDQPALKPLPMSPYELAYWKKATVHLDYHVEVEGHYYSVPYALVKKKLDVRYTACTVECFYRNRRIASHLRSTLRGRHTTVKAHMPLNHQKYSEWNPERFKRWAAKIGPQALLLTETLLVQRQHPQQAYRSLLGILRLGKAYSDKRLEAACARALRINALSYRSIESILKNGLDQKTLVNNEKSSRPVEHGNIRGADYYNSTVH; this is encoded by the coding sequence ATGCCAGGCAAGAGGGTATCTATGCGCAAAATACGAGAGGTTTTACGCCTCAAACATGACTTACGTCGGAGTAACCGGGAAATCGGTTTGAGTTGCGGTATAGGGAGCAGTACCGTTGGCGACTACCTGCAACGTGCCAGGAATGCCGGGCTGCGTTGGCCGCTACCGGAGGAACTTGGTGATGCAGAGCTTGAACAACGGCTATTTCCACCGCCCACACCAGCCAACAGCTCCCGGCTGTTCCCTGATTTTCAGGAAGTCCATAGGGAGCTGCAATCACGAAAGCATATCACCTTGAACCTGTTATGGCAGGAGTACAAGGAGCAGCACCCAGACGGCTACCAATACAGCTGGTTTTGTCAGCGGTATCGAGAGTGGGCCGCCAGGCTGAATGTGGTGATGCGCCATGAGCACCGGGCCGGCGAAAAACTTTTTGTCGATTATGCCGGCCAAACCGTAGATATCATCGATCCAAGCACGGGCGAGATCCGTAATGCCCAGATCTTTGTCGCTGTGCTGGGGGCGAGCAATTACACTTACGCGGAAGCCACACTCAGCCAGCAGCTTGAAGATTGGATAGGATCGCATGTGCGGGCCTTCAATTTTCTCGGCGGAGTTCCGGAGGCTGTTGTTCCCGATAATCTCAAAAGCGGTGTCAGTAAAACCTGTCGCTATGAGCCCGACATCAACCCAACCTATCACGACCTGGCACGACATTATCAGACCGTGGTCCTGCCTGCCCGGCCCAGAAAACCGCGTGACAAGGCCAAGGCGGAAGCCGGTGTGCTCCTGGTGGAGCGGTGGATTTTGGCAAGGTTGCGCAAATACACCTTCTTCAATCTCGCGGATTTAAACCGGGAAATACAACGGCTGCTGCAGATCCTGAACACCAAACAGTTCAAGAGGCTCCCCGGCACCCGCCACAGCCGATTTTGTGAGATTGACCAGCCCGCCCTCAAACCACTCCCTATGTCACCCTACGAGCTGGCCTATTGGAAGAAGGCGACTGTCCACCTTGATTATCACGTGGAGGTGGAGGGCCACTATTACTCCGTCCCTTACGCTCTGGTGAAAAAGAAACTGGATGTTCGCTATACCGCATGTACGGTCGAGTGTTTTTACCGGAATCGACGCATAGCCAGCCATCTCCGCAGTACTCTTCGCGGTCGCCACACCACCGTCAAAGCACACATGCCCCTCAATCACCAGAAATACTCGGAATGGAATCCTGAACGGTTCAAACGCTGGGCAGCCAAGATCGGGCCGCAGGCTCTCCTGCTCACCGAAACGCTGTTGGTTCAGCGCCAACACCCACAGCAGGCCTACCGAAGCCTGCTGGGCATTCTCAGGCTGGGTAAAGCCTATAGCGATAAACGGCTGGAAGCAGCATGTGCACGAGCTTTGAGAATCAACGCGCTCTCCTACCGGTCCATCGAGTCCATTCTCAAAAACGGCCTGGATCAGAAAACGCTGGTTAACAACGAGAAGAGCAGCAGACCAGTAGAACATGGCAACATCCGTGGAGCCGATTACTACAACTCAACAGTCCATTAA
- the istB gene encoding IS21-like element helper ATPase IstB, translating to MLLHPTLEKLYTLRFTGMAAALDEQMQMNSLADMSFEERLGLLLDREITARETRRLQTRLRAAKLRQDGCIEDIDFRHPRGLDKSLALRLASCDWIRERNNLIITGPTGVGKTYLACAFAQKACREGLNTLYLRTTKLFEDLALAKGDGRYLKLLKAFAKADLLVLDDYGLVQLGREQRHDLLEILEDRHGLKSTLVTSQLPVDHWHKQIGDPTVADAILDRLVHTAHKIQLKGESMRKKKANLT from the coding sequence ATGCTGTTGCATCCAACACTTGAAAAACTCTATACCTTACGCTTCACCGGTATGGCTGCGGCTCTTGACGAGCAAATGCAGATGAACTCTCTTGCCGACATGAGCTTTGAAGAACGACTTGGCCTGCTGCTTGACCGGGAAATAACAGCCAGAGAAACACGGAGACTGCAAACCAGATTGAGAGCGGCCAAACTACGCCAAGATGGTTGCATCGAGGATATTGACTTCCGCCATCCACGTGGGTTGGATAAGTCATTGGCCCTCAGGCTGGCCAGTTGTGACTGGATCAGAGAGCGAAACAACCTGATCATTACCGGCCCAACAGGAGTCGGTAAAACCTACCTTGCCTGTGCCTTTGCTCAGAAGGCCTGCCGAGAAGGGTTGAACACGCTGTACCTGAGAACGACAAAGCTCTTCGAGGACCTCGCCCTGGCCAAAGGTGACGGCCGATATCTGAAGCTCCTGAAAGCCTTTGCCAAAGCCGATCTGCTGGTACTTGATGACTATGGCTTAGTCCAGCTGGGGCGGGAGCAGCGACATGACCTGCTGGAGATACTGGAGGATCGTCATGGCTTGAAGTCGACCCTTGTCACCAGCCAGCTCCCTGTAGACCACTGGCATAAACAGATCGGCGATCCGACCGTGGCAGACGCCATCCTGGACCGGTTGGTCCACACTGCGCACAAAATACAATTGAAAGGAGAATCTATGAGGAAAAAGAAGGCAAACTTGACCTGA